The following coding sequences are from one Zonotrichia albicollis isolate bZonAlb1 chromosome 13, bZonAlb1.hap1, whole genome shotgun sequence window:
- the N4BP1 gene encoding NEDD4-binding protein 1 isoform X2, whose amino-acid sequence MAARRTPHGSAPEPRVDEFTVPAEKSRLLERSRDRIEGLFEVRLAVLGAQGDWRPALRPPNASARIWVQLAGCTKAVSSAKEYIKGVCEPELEEKEYYPKDMHCIFVGAQSLFLNSLIQDTCADVTVLEMGLLSIKGGAEAVVMAQSHVQQFVKLFENNESLLNDNESEIKKQFRQFVEAHADKYTMDLLILPSALKRELLALTQTAVCEEKTDIIDLTGSDSPQQLGQNSTSRVIAANRDGRAGGEEARSNAGTPVTELTKQMDTVLSDASETRFVPIKDPLLEAVAFKERQSCKRRSSDEEERLPKKHFSLEKDPQVKSALHKNPSDPDAVIDLVLDSCIESDGPTYCLKEGDALTEEMEYKILVNFFRTMGYSQNIVEKVIGILGQSTEPLLLLEEIEKENLKFKKEHEQSSQKPVRTVSLPLGNNVNNSQKLEDKGVSGNKSPLKSSHTSKETKNEYHQVRGASDTQVGAEDKMHRLVCKSSPPPSKNSVVCYKQRDVYGPGKNQNPRLSSVETDSGVTSSTVHARALKDVGFVARGSSDVQQISSKSKTAFQQKTAGPSTVQNSQPGSEEQLGHCSSSQARPLHQRLSQTSHCDNPGPDRLLSSQKHPSNPDRDTMGPHPDHSVTGVQRFLDSLKKPYKLELINEPGKPYLKHIIIDGSNVAISHGLRKFFSCRGIAIAVDYFWKRGHRNITVFVPQWRTRRDPSITEQNFLTQLEDVGILSLTPARMVLGARIAAHDDRFLLHLAAKTGGVIVTNDNFREFVTESFAWREIIQKRLLQYTFAGDIFMVPDDPLGRNGPRLDDFLRSEGYSRLLPEALSKHHVEEICDSPLPLDSQSKALQTR is encoded by the exons ATGGCGGCCCGCCGGACACCGCACGGCTCCGCGCCGGAGCCCAGGGTGGATGAGTTCACCGTCCCCGCCGAGAAGAGCCGCCTCCTGGAGCGCAGCCGGGACCGCATCGAGGGCTTGTTCGAGGTGCGGCTGGCCGTGCTGGGGGCGCAGGGGGACTGGCGGCCCGCGCTGCGGCCGCCCAACGCCAGCGCCAGGATCTGGGTGCAGCTGGCGGGCTGCACGAAGGCCGTGAGCAGCGCCAAG GAGTACATCAAGGGAGTGTGTGAACCTGAGCTAGAAGAAAAGGAGTACTACCCAAAGGACATGCACTGCATCTTCGTTGGTGCACAGAGCCTGTTTCTCAACAGCCTTATTCAGGATACCTGTGCTGATGTAACAGTGCTGGAAATGGGATTGCTCAGTATTAAGGGGGGTGCAGAAGCTGTTGTTATGGCACAAAGTCATGTGCAGCAGTTTGTGAAGCTTTTTGAGAATAATGAAAGTTTATTAAATGACAATGAATCAGAGATTAAAAAGCAGTTCAGACAATTTGTGGAAGCACATGCAGATAAGTATACAATGGATTTACTGATTTTGCCTAGTGCACTAAAAAGAGAGCTCCTGGCTCTCACCCAAACTGCTGTTTGTGAAGAGAAGACTGATATCATAGACCTCACAGGCTCTGACAGCCCACAGCAACTTGGACAGAACAGCACCTCCAGAGTCATTGCTGCAAACAGAGACGGAAGGGCAGGTGGGGAGGAAGCAAGAAGCAATGCTGGCACACCTGTAACTGAGCTGACAAAACAAATGGACACTGTGCTTTCTGATGCTTCTGAAACAAGATTTGTTCCCATAAAGGACCCTCTGTTAGAGGCAGTGGCTTTTAAAGAGAGGCAGTCATGTAAAAGAAGGTCCTCTGATGAGGAGGAAAGGCTCCCTAAAAAGcatttctctttggaaaaggatCCACAAGTGAAATCTGCTTTACACAAGAATCCTTCAGACCCTGATGCAGTTATTGATCTGGTTTTGGATAGCTGCATTGAATCAGATGGTCCTACTTACTGCCTTAAAGAAGGTGATGCTCTCACTGAGGAAATGGAATATAAGATTCTTGTGAACTTTTTCAGAACCATGGGATATTCCCAAAATATTGTAGAAAAGGTGATCGGTATCCTAGGACAATCTACGGAACCGTTACTACTGCTAGAAGaaattgaaaaggaaaatttgaAGTTTAAAAAAGAGCATGAGCAGTCGTCTCAAAAGCCTGTAAGAACTGTAAGTCTTCCTTTAGGAAATAATGTAAATAATTCACAAAAGCTAGAAGACAAAGGCGTTTCTGGGAATAAAAGTCCACTTAAATCCAGCCATACTTCAAAGGAGACAAAAAATGAATATCACCAAGTGAGAGGTGCTTCAGACACACAAGTTGGTGCAGAAGATAAAATGCATAGATTGGTATGCAaatcttctcctcctcccagcaAAAATTCAGTTGTGTGCTATAAACAGAGAGATGTTTATGGCCCTGGTAAGAATCAGAACCCAAGGTTAAGCAGTGTAGAAACTGACAGTGGGGTGACTTCCAGCACTGTGCACGCCAGAGCTCTAAAAGATGTTGGCTTTGTAGCCAGGGGGAGCTCAGATGTGCAGCAAATCTCAAGTAAGAGTAAAACTGCATTTCAGCAAAAAACTGCAGGGCCCTCAACTGTACAGAACAGCCAGCCTGgttctgaggagcagctgggacacTGCAGCTCTTCCCAAGCCAGGCCTCTCCACCAGCGCCTTTCCCAAACCTCGCATTGTGACAATCCTGGCCCAGACCGGTTATTGTCTTCACAAAAACACCCTTCAAATCCAGACAGAGACACAATGGGACCACATCCAGATCATTCAGTTACTGGAGTTCAAAGATTTTTGGACTCTCTGAAGAAGCCATACAAACTGGAGTTGATAAATGAGCCTGGAAAACCATATTTAAAACATATAATTATTGATGGAAGCAATGTTGCAATTTC TCATGGTCTGAGGAAATTCTTCTCCTGTCGGGGAATTGCAATAGCTGTTGACTACTTTTGGAAACGTGGCCACCGAAATATTACTGTGTTTGTTCCACAGTGGAGAACAAGACGTGACCCTTCCATTACAG AGCAGAATTTCTTAACGCAGCTCGAGGATGTTGGAATATTGTCTTTAACCCCTGCAAGGATGGTTTTAGGAGCAAGAATTGCTGCTCATGATGACAG ATTTTTGTTACACCTTGCTGCTAAAACTGGAGGTGTTATTGTGACTAATGATAACTTCAGAGAATTTGTGACAGAATCATTTGCCTGGAGAGAAATTATTCAAAAAAG GTTGCTCCAGTACACTTTTGCTGGTGACATATTTATGGTTCCTGATGATCCTTTGGGAAGAAATGGACCCAGATTAGATGACTTCCTTCGAAGTGAAGGCTATTCTAG